One Glutamicibacter halophytocola DNA segment encodes these proteins:
- a CDS encoding amino acid permease, with the protein MTVVSRRSVRTSQPAQSLKRGLSTRHIRFIALGSAIGTGLFYGSAGAIQMAGPAVLLAYIIGGAVVFMVMRALGEMAVRNPIAGSFGSYATRYVGRFAGFVTGWTYTFEMFVVALADVTAFGVYMGFWFPNVERWIWILAVVFFIAAVNLLSVKVFGELEFWFSLIKVVAIIAMIAGGIAVIVFGLGNQSEGAAGISNLFSHDGFMPHGVMGVLMSFTIVMFAFGGTEVIGITAGEAKNPRKVIPEAINSVPVRILLFYVLTLGVIMSIQPWNTINGEESPFVSIFSSIGLSSAAHVLNFIVITAALSAINADIFGAGRMIHGMARQGQAPMVFTKTTANGVPWVTSLSMIVALLIGVVLNIWFEDQIFFLIAALATFATVVVWLMILLSHIGMKRELARKGLASAGFQIPFWPLGSYIAVAFMVFVIVMIGVVPDTRSALVTGAIWVAALGACYWFFVRGKRVPEIDEFDADPDSVPEHGENVGQQAEGPRS; encoded by the coding sequence ATGACCGTTGTTTCGAGGAGATCCGTGAGAACCAGCCAACCAGCCCAGAGCCTCAAGCGAGGCCTAAGTACCCGGCATATCCGTTTCATAGCCCTCGGATCCGCCATCGGCACCGGGCTGTTCTATGGTTCCGCCGGAGCCATCCAGATGGCTGGACCGGCGGTGCTGCTGGCCTATATCATCGGCGGCGCCGTGGTCTTCATGGTGATGCGAGCCTTGGGCGAGATGGCGGTGCGCAACCCGATCGCGGGGTCCTTCGGCTCCTACGCCACGCGCTACGTGGGGCGCTTTGCCGGCTTTGTCACCGGGTGGACCTATACCTTCGAGATGTTCGTCGTGGCCCTGGCCGATGTGACGGCCTTCGGGGTGTATATGGGCTTCTGGTTCCCCAACGTCGAACGCTGGATCTGGATCCTGGCGGTGGTCTTCTTCATCGCCGCGGTCAACCTGCTCTCCGTGAAGGTGTTCGGCGAGCTGGAGTTCTGGTTCTCGCTGATCAAGGTCGTGGCGATCATCGCGATGATCGCCGGCGGCATCGCGGTCATCGTCTTCGGCCTGGGCAACCAGTCCGAGGGCGCCGCGGGCATCTCCAACCTGTTCTCCCATGACGGCTTCATGCCGCACGGGGTGATGGGCGTGCTCATGTCCTTCACCATCGTGATGTTCGCCTTCGGCGGCACCGAGGTCATTGGCATCACCGCGGGCGAGGCAAAGAATCCGCGCAAGGTTATTCCCGAGGCCATCAACTCGGTGCCGGTGCGCATCCTGCTCTTCTACGTGCTGACCCTGGGCGTGATCATGTCGATCCAGCCATGGAATACCATCAACGGCGAGGAAAGCCCCTTCGTCTCGATCTTCTCCAGCATCGGCCTGTCCTCGGCCGCCCATGTGCTGAACTTCATCGTGATCACCGCAGCCCTCTCGGCGATCAATGCGGATATCTTCGGCGCAGGCCGCATGATCCACGGCATGGCCCGGCAGGGCCAGGCCCCGATGGTCTTCACCAAGACCACCGCCAACGGCGTGCCGTGGGTGACCTCGCTGTCGATGATCGTGGCCCTGCTGATCGGCGTGGTGCTCAATATCTGGTTCGAGGACCAGATCTTCTTCCTGATCGCGGCCCTGGCCACCTTCGCCACGGTGGTGGTATGGCTGATGATCCTGCTCTCCCATATCGGCATGAAGCGCGAGCTGGCCCGCAAGGGCCTGGCCTCCGCTGGCTTCCAGATTCCTTTCTGGCCACTGGGCAGCTACATCGCGGTGGCCTTCATGGTCTTCGTGATCGTCATGATCGGCGTGGTGCCAGATACCCGCAGCGCGCTGGTCACCGGAGCCATCTGGGTTGCGGCGCTCGGTGCTTGCTACTGGTTCTTCGTGCGCGGCAAGCGCGTACCGGAAATCGACGAATTCGACGCGGATCCGGATTCGGTGCCCGAGCACGGGGAGAATGTCGGCCAGCAGGCCGAAGGCCCGCGTTCCTAG
- a CDS encoding ornithine cyclodeaminase family protein, with translation MTLMLNASTLQAVLDMRSAVQSVDRIFGDLARGTAAQPTPSAMAVPSADSSFIIMPSVASEQGLASVKLLADIPSNAQRGLPSQRSLIMLADHITGGPLAILDGKVPTRIRTAAATAVATKYLARPDSTVLGLIGAGALAVAHVEAMLCVLPFTKVVVWSRTGQRIAEFSQAVAGHGLEVVAAPSPEAVVASCDVLCTLTPSVEPIVQGQWFQPGQHINAVGARPRPGEREIDGIGMARSRVFVDHLGTAQAKSGDYLMALAEGAIAADAIAGELGQVVAGELAGRRDRQEITLFNSVGIGALDLAIGRLAYDRAVEQRLGQDVDLSN, from the coding sequence ATGACCCTTATGCTCAACGCCTCGACGCTCCAGGCTGTGCTCGATATGCGCTCCGCCGTCCAATCCGTCGACCGGATCTTCGGCGATCTGGCCAGGGGCACCGCGGCACAACCGACCCCATCGGCGATGGCAGTGCCAAGCGCGGATTCGAGCTTCATTATCATGCCCAGCGTGGCCTCCGAGCAGGGACTGGCCAGCGTCAAGCTGCTTGCCGATATCCCCTCCAATGCCCAGCGCGGCCTTCCCTCGCAGCGCTCGCTGATCATGCTGGCCGACCATATCACCGGCGGCCCGCTGGCCATCCTCGATGGCAAGGTCCCCACCCGGATCCGCACCGCCGCGGCCACCGCGGTGGCCACGAAGTACCTGGCCCGCCCGGATAGCACGGTGCTGGGGCTGATCGGCGCCGGCGCCCTCGCGGTGGCCCACGTCGAGGCCATGCTGTGCGTGCTGCCCTTTACCAAGGTCGTGGTGTGGTCGCGGACCGGACAGCGCATTGCCGAATTCAGCCAGGCCGTGGCCGGCCACGGCCTGGAGGTGGTGGCGGCGCCGAGCCCCGAAGCCGTGGTGGCCTCCTGCGATGTGCTGTGCACGCTCACCCCATCGGTGGAGCCGATTGTGCAGGGCCAATGGTTCCAGCCCGGCCAGCACATCAATGCCGTCGGCGCCCGGCCGCGCCCGGGCGAACGCGAGATCGATGGCATCGGCATGGCCCGATCCAGGGTCTTTGTCGACCATCTGGGCACCGCCCAGGCCAAGTCTGGCGACTATCTGATGGCGCTCGCCGAAGGCGCGATCGCCGCCGATGCCATCGCGGGGGAGCTGGGGCAAGTGGTTGCCGGCGAGCTGGCCGGCCGGCGCGACCGGCAGGAAATCACCCTGTTCAATTCGGTGGGCATCGGCGCGCTGGATCTGGCGATCGGGCGCCTGGCCTATGACCGGGCCGTGGAGCAGCGCCTGGGCCAGGACGTGGACCTGTCAAACTAG